Proteins encoded together in one Triticum dicoccoides isolate Atlit2015 ecotype Zavitan chromosome 7B, WEW_v2.0, whole genome shotgun sequence window:
- the LOC119337566 gene encoding RING-H2 finger protein ATL17-like codes for MSSLSSSADLPWQARGGGAFDMGQGSAMVLASYPVLLLLVLLSAFVREYAWIALALYCTILFLLSCTGPLLAGPVVFVQDDTTATVERGGLSQASITAIPAFVYGAAALAGAGDGEAQCAVCLEALSGGEKARRLPVCAHTFHVGCIDMWFHSHATWPLCLCHVEPLKAGKMWPLPPEPPLPPV; via the exons ATGTCGTCGCTGTCGTCGTCAGCGGACCTCCCGTGGCAAGCGCGCGGCGGCGGTGCCTTCGACATGGGGCAGGGCAGCGCGATGGTGCTCGCGTCATACCCGGTGCTcctgctcctcgtcctcctctccgccttcgtcag ggagtacgcgtGGATCGCGCTCGCGCTCTACTGCACGATCCTGTTCCTGCTCTCCTGCACCGGCCCCTTGCTCGCCGGGCCGGTAGTGTTCGTGCAAGACGACACCACGGCGACCGTCGAGCGGGGCGGCCTATCACAGGCGTCCATTACGGCCATCCCGGCATTCGTGTACGGCGCCGCAGCTTTAGCCGGTGCCGGCGATGGCGAGGCCCAGTGCGCGGTGTGCCTGGAGGCTCTGTCCGGCGGGGAGAAGGCGCGACGGCTGCCGGTGTGCGCGCACACGTTCCACGTCGGGTGCATTGACATGTGGTTCCACTCGCACGCGACTTGGCCGCTCTGCCTATGCCATGTCGAGCCGCTGAAGGCAGGCAAGATGTGGCCGTTGCCGCCAGAGCCGCCTTTGCCGCCGGTGTAG